A portion of the uncultured Bacteroides sp. genome contains these proteins:
- a CDS encoding DEAD/DEAH box helicase family protein, giving the protein MKLRDYQNNIASQAIQKLSAFGICYLSMECRTGKTITALSTADSFNAKKVLFITKLKAVPSVKADFQALKPHFDMDVINYESCHKAKGKYDLVILDEAHSLGAYPKPSKRTQEVKELCKGLPVLYLSATPSPESYSQLYHQFWVCDSSPWKAYKTFYKWAKAGYIHVTQKKVNGYLINDYSHANREKIDDDAKKLFISYSQAQAGFEVDINEHVLSIPMNEHTKKLIHDLRNNLVTEISGEAILGDSPAKLLTKLHQLSSGTVITENGTHLVFDKSKAEFVRREFAGKKIALFYVYQSEAELLQAVFPNWTDSPEEFQASTDKVFISQVRRAREGVRLDTADALIFFNMEFSYLSYEQGRNRLVSKERTTLAEVYFLCSDCGIESKILEAVHGKESFTLSYYGRTGK; this is encoded by the coding sequence ATGAAATTAAGAGATTATCAAAACAATATAGCTTCACAGGCCATCCAAAAATTATCGGCTTTTGGGATCTGTTACCTTTCAATGGAGTGCCGAACTGGAAAAACAATAACCGCACTATCTACAGCCGATTCATTCAACGCAAAGAAAGTGCTGTTCATTACGAAATTAAAAGCCGTACCAAGCGTTAAAGCGGACTTTCAAGCTTTAAAGCCTCATTTTGATATGGATGTAATTAACTACGAAAGCTGCCACAAGGCAAAAGGAAAGTATGATCTTGTTATTCTTGATGAGGCTCATTCTTTAGGCGCATATCCCAAACCAAGCAAAAGAACACAAGAAGTTAAAGAGCTATGCAAAGGCCTCCCCGTTCTATATCTTTCCGCTACACCTTCACCGGAAAGTTATTCTCAATTGTATCATCAATTCTGGGTGTGTGATTCTTCTCCGTGGAAAGCCTATAAGACTTTTTATAAATGGGCAAAGGCAGGCTATATCCATGTGACTCAAAAAAAAGTGAACGGGTATTTGATTAATGACTATTCTCATGCGAATAGAGAGAAAATAGATGATGATGCAAAAAAGCTGTTTATCTCCTATTCCCAAGCTCAGGCAGGATTCGAGGTTGACATTAACGAACATGTACTTTCCATTCCAATGAATGAGCACACCAAAAAGCTTATTCATGATTTACGCAACAACTTGGTGACAGAAATTAGCGGAGAGGCTATTTTGGGCGATTCTCCAGCCAAGTTACTCACGAAGCTACACCAATTATCATCAGGGACGGTGATTACCGAAAATGGGACTCATTTAGTATTTGACAAAAGCAAAGCCGAATTTGTACGTAGGGAGTTCGCAGGAAAGAAAATCGCCCTCTTTTACGTGTACCAGTCCGAAGCGGAATTGCTACAGGCTGTTTTTCCTAACTGGACCGACAGCCCGGAAGAGTTCCAAGCCTCAACGGATAAAGTTTTTATTTCACAAGTACGCCGAGCTCGTGAAGGGGTACGATTAGATACGGCCGATGCACTCATTTTCTTCAATATGGAATTTAGCTATCTATCATACGAGCAAGGCCGTAACCGCTTGGTTTCAAAAGAGCGCACTACCCTAGCAGAGGTGTATTTCCTTTGCTCTGATTGTGGAATAGAAAGTAAGATACTTGAAGCTGTTCACGGTAAAGAATCATTTACCCTTTCGTACTATGGCAGAACTGGAAAGTAA
- a CDS encoding VRR-NUC domain-containing protein: MAELESKIQARIIKRLEAQGYYVVKLILTNKNGIPDLLLLKDGKASFVEVKRPGEKPRPLQEYRMKELKKLGFKCEVLPRDQIVTPIE; encoded by the coding sequence ATGGCAGAACTGGAAAGTAAGATACAGGCCAGAATCATAAAACGCTTGGAGGCCCAAGGCTATTACGTAGTGAAGCTTATCCTTACCAACAAAAACGGTATCCCGGATTTGCTCCTACTGAAAGATGGCAAAGCTTCGTTTGTAGAAGTCAAAAGACCGGGTGAAAAGCCAAGGCCCTTGCAGGAATATCGGATGAAAGAGCTAAAGAAACTTGGATTTAAGTGTGAGGTGTTGCCGAGAGATCAGATAGTAACGCCAATAGAATAA
- a CDS encoding protein kinase, whose protein sequence is MRTTKLAEEFIRTFNIHQIIEEKPKSGQKQVYIVEIDGSIFALKIIPTADERIVRELNIYERFKDNRGIPNVIRAQKYGDELVVIEEFIDGNDLSLISSQYINNSEKIRQLIADIAYILTPVWNNRCVHRDLKPQNIIIRNDGHPVVLDFGIARDLDDETITPTGFQPFTWSFGSPEQYFFKKEQISYRTDFFCLGIIAYYLYTHTLPFGKSRYAIAESFTQPQKIYDVHNEEMNIFLNIVLKYSVAERPRTVEQFIKSLNI, encoded by the coding sequence ATGAGAACTACAAAATTAGCTGAAGAATTTATTAGAACTTTTAATATACATCAAATAATTGAAGAAAAGCCAAAGTCTGGCCAGAAGCAAGTATACATTGTAGAGATAGATGGCTCTATTTTTGCTCTTAAGATCATACCTACGGCAGACGAAAGGATAGTAAGAGAACTAAATATCTATGAGCGCTTTAAAGATAATCGTGGAATACCTAATGTTATCAGAGCGCAGAAATACGGGGATGAGCTTGTTGTCATTGAAGAGTTTATTGACGGAAATGATTTAAGTCTCATATCCTCACAATATATAAACAATTCCGAGAAAATACGCCAACTAATTGCTGATATCGCTTATATTTTAACTCCTGTATGGAACAATCGATGTGTTCATAGAGACCTAAAGCCGCAAAATATCATTATTAGAAATGATGGTCACCCAGTTGTATTAGACTTTGGAATCGCTAGGGACTTAGACGACGAAACGATAACTCCAACAGGTTTTCAACCTTTTACTTGGAGTTTTGGGAGCCCAGAACAATACTTTTTCAAAAAAGAACAAATTTCATATCGTACGGATTTCTTTTGCTTGGGAATTATTGCATATTATTTATACACACATACTTTGCCATTTGGGAAATCGAGATATGCTATAGCTGAAAGCTTTACGCAGCCACAAAAAATTTACGATGTACATAACGAAGAAATGAATATATTTTTAAATATAGTCTTAAAATATAGTGTTGCAGAGCGGCCAAGAACAGTTGAACAATTTATAAAATCACTAAACATATGA